In Armatimonadia bacterium, the DNA window GAGAGACGTGTGACCATGGACTGCCGCAAGTGCCGTGACCAATTCAGCGCCTATCTGGACGGCCAACTCCCGCCGCCGGAACTTCAGCGCTTCCAGGAGCACCTCGAAGCCTGTGAGGATTGTGCGCGCGATCTGGCTGACTTCCAGTTGGCGGTGACGGCCCTCGGGCAGTTGCCTGAGGTCACTCCCCCGGCGAGACTGCTGGGCCAGATCAGCGCCGCCCTTGATGAGGTAGACGCCGAGACTGCTCGCAGACCGCGCTTTGCGTGGCACTGGTCCTGGCAGTCGGCAGGTGCCCTTGCAGTGGCCGCGTGCGCTCTCTTTGGCTTCGTCGCGGTGCTGAACCGTGGGCCACTCAACTCCGGGATCATCACTCCGCCGGCCGTGTCACGACCAGCGCCGCAAGCTTCGGCAGCCTCAGGCGCGCCACCAGCCTCTGTCTCGGAGAAGCCGGTCGCTCCTTCAGCAGTGCCGGAGGCGCGTCCCACACCGGCAGTGGTCGCCGGGTCTAGCCGAGTGCTTCCACGGACGACGACGAGACCGCGACCCCGGCTGTCACGGCTTGCATCGAGACGGGGCCGCTCTCTAGCAGCGCCGGCTACGGTTGCCGAGCACGACGAGCGCGCTCCTGTGCCGCCACCTCCGCCTGCGCCCGTCACTGAGCGTGAAACGCCATCAGCTTTCGCCAACCTGCTGGCAGGCCGCGACGAGGGCCTGGCGACAAGGTCGATCGCGAGCGGTGTGCCCAGCCTGGGGGCATCGATGGCCGAAGCCATGGTTCCTGCGGCTCCGACTCCCGCCGTGCGGAGCGCCAGAGGCGGCGAGCTTCCTCGCCCCTTCACGCTCTCTACAGCGTCAATGGCGCCTGGTGCCGCCAAGTCAATTGCTCCTTGTATTGACCTCAGCGATGCTGCAGACCGCGACTTGCTGAGCGTCGACCTGGTGCCGCCCCGTCTCCGCGAGGTGGGCCAGCCCAGTGTTGCCGCACTGGTCATAACCCCAAGTGTCGACATCCCTGACGCAGTCGTCAGCGTGGCGCCTGCGGGCGGGCTTGAGGTTACCAACGCAGCAGAGCGCGGCGTCATCTACAAGGGCGAGCTTCCCGCGAGCCGCCGGACGACCGTGGCCGTGCGGATGCTGCCGCAGACAGCCGGCACGCAGCAACTGCGGATCGAGCTCCGCAGTCAGGTCCCCGGCGCCAGCACCGACCTGGACGTACGCCTTCCCGGCTACAAGACGCCGGCGTCGCCTGCTCAGCCCCAACGGAAGCCCACGTCGGCTCCCGCCGATGTGAACTTGGTCCTCCGCGAAACCGAGCTTCGGGCAGCCATCAAGGCCGTCAGCGACCAGACAGGGGTGCGAGTCGACGTTGCGCCCGAAGTCGGCGGGCACCGCGTCAACTACAGCTTCCATGATGTTCCGGCCGACGCAGCGCTCCGGGTCCTGGCCGACGAAGCCGGTTACCGACTTACGCCCGAGGACGGCGGCTTCCGTGTGGGCAAGCCCCAGTAGCTTGCGCGAACCGCGCCGGGGCCGACAACCTGAGCTCGTACTCGGCCGCCCGCCAGTCAGGGGCGGCCTTCGCTGTGACTGCCATGAACTCTGAGACCCTTCACCAGGCACTCCAAGTCCTCTCCCTGATCTCCGACCTTGAGTACCACGCCAGCATCGGGTCCACCAACGACCGTGCCCTGGAGCTTGCCCGGCAGGGCGCTCCGGAAGGCTTCGTCGTCGTCGCCGACACGCAGACCCGTGGCAAAGGACGTCGGGGCAAGTCGTGGCAGGATGAGTCCGGCAGGTCGCTGCTATTCACCCTCCTCTTGCGACCCAGCGTCGACCCACAGTTGCGCGGCCTGATCGGGTTGGCTCTGGCAGTGGGCGCCGCGGAAGCCGTGACGGAGCTCACAGGCCTCGCGGTTCGCACGAAGTGGCCCAACGACCTGGTTCTGCTGCAGCCTTCTGGCACTCCTGCAAAGCTGGCCGGGATCCTTGTCGAGGGCGACGCCGACTTCTGCGTGGCAGGCCTCGGGCTGAACGTGGGGCCAGTTCCACCCTTTGCTGCCGCCGGGCTGCCTGCAGTCGGCCTCGCGCCGCATGCCGCCACGGTCCCTCCGCGGGAGGCTCTGTTAGCGGCAATTCTGCGTCACTTCGAGCCCTGGTACCGGCTTCTGACCGAGGACGGGGCGCGCCAGGTGGCCAGGGCCTTCCGTGAGCTTGACATCACCCTCGGTTGCGCGGTAACGTTGCGAGAGGGCAGTAGAGAAGTGACGGGGCTCGCGGTTGACCTCGACGCCACAGGCGCCTTGATCGTCCAGATCGGTGCGGAACGTCACCGCTTTCTGGCCGGCGAGGTCAGCCTCAGTCACACCTCATCCTTCAGCAAGGATCCCAACTTTTGAACCTCTGTGCAAGGACGACCTTTGGAGGGTGCTGGCTTGTCGTCGCTGTCGTCCTGGCCCTTGCCGGCCAGGTCGCGGACGCGAGCGAAGGCCTGCTGACTGCCGCCGCAGCGCTGCAGGCCGGCGATTTCGCCCAGGCCCGAGACCTCTATGCGGCGGAAGCCCAGGCCGACCGGCTCTGTGCGGTCGCTCGTGTTGGCGTGGGTGCCGCCGAGCTGTTCCTTGGCCACACTAGCGAAGCAGCACGGGCCTTCGCCGACGCTCAGATGCTGGACCCTAACCTGGGCTGCGCACGCCTCGGTGCCGGAACCGCCTTCTCACTGACGGGCAACTGGCGGGAGGCCGAAGCCCAGTACCACGCAGCCCTTTCCTGTGCTCTGCGACCAGCGCTCGCACTGGCGGCCGAAGCGTACGCCACCTGTGCTCTCGGGCTCTATGACACGGCGCTCCAGAACGCGCAGGCCGCCCTCGATCGTGAACCCGACCAGGGCGTTGCCCGGTATGCCTTCGCTGCCGCTTCGCTGGCCCGGGGTGACGCGCTCCCCGCAGCGCAGCTCCTGAACAAAGACGGGTACACGGCGGCTCGCAGGAGCCGGGCGCCACTGGACTTGCCTTCCTGTCTCCTCAGTCCCGGTGTCGCCTACTGGAAGCTGCATCGCGCGGCAGATGAACAGCGCGTGCCGCTTGTCGAGCCGCAGCCTGTGCCGCCATCCCTGGCACCGACGCCGACCGCTGCAGCTCCGACACCGCCGGTACCAACTGCCGCTCCTGCGTCCGCAGTTCCGGCGCCGGTTGCTACGCCTGCCCCACCCGCTGACTTCCGCGTCGCCAGTCCCCATGACGGCCAGACCGTCTCGGGCGTTACGACTTTCGAAGTCGCGACCGGCCCTGAAGTCGAGCTGGAGTACGTGACCGTCCTGGTCAACGACGCCTTCGCCGGGGTCACCGCGGTCAAGCCCTACCGGATCACCCTCGACACGCGGCAGTTCCCCGCGGGACCGGCCGAGATCCGTGTGGACGGCTGTGGGCCTGCAGGCCGCGTCCTGCGGACGGCCAGACTCCGCGTCAGCATCCGCAACGGCAACCGGACCCTCGCACCCGTGGAGGTCGCACTGCGCACTGCGACCGCCCAGATGCTCGAGGAGGTCCTGCTGCCGCCGATCTCGCCGGTAGTGTTCAAGCAGCTTGCCGGTCACGGTCTGATGGGACTGGGGCAGGCCGAGAGCGCTGCGGCCGCCTTCGAGAGCGCCTATGCGTGCAACGGCGATGTGCCCGGTCTGCGGTCAGATCTGCTCGTTGCCTACCGGGCCCTCGGGCTCGAGCCGCGTGCCGTTGCCCCGGAGATACATACTCTCCGCGGGCGAGAGCGCCAGGTCGCCCTAACCTTCGACGACGGGCCGCACCCACTGATCACCCCTTGGATTCTCGACCTGCTCGACAAAGAGCACATCAAGGCCACCTTCCTTCTGGTCGGCAAGCAGGTGACGCTCTACCCTGAGCTGGCCCGAGAGATCCGCCGCCGTGGACACCAGATCGGCTGTCATTCCTACGCTCACTACAGTCTACGCAACCTGTCCTCCCTGGAGTGTGAGCAGGACCTCGTGAAGTGCCGGCTGGCGATCCGTGAGGCCTGCGGCGAGACCGTGTCCCTGTTCCGCCCTCCCGGCGGGTACTACGATGCAACAGTTCGCGCGGCGGCCGGCGCCCTGGGAATGAGCACGGTCTTCTGGACCTGCAACATCACCAGCTTCCCGGGCCGCGACGGCAAGAACATCGCGGCGGAGCTTGCCCGGCAATGCCAGTCTGGCGGGATCGTGCTGCTGCACAACGGCGAGGATGAGACGCTGGACACGCTGCCCAATCTCATCCCCGAGTTGCGCAAGCGTGGCGTCACCTTCACGACGATCACACCGGAGCTGGCCCCTCCTTCCGCTCTGGCCGCTTCTGCCGAAGGGAGTCTGCGCTGATGGCGGCGAGGGTCCGCGCCGTGTGCCTTGGCCTGGTGATGCTCACCTTGCTGTGGGGGGCCGGGGATGCTCGGGTCGCAAGCGCAGCAGGAGTTGTCCCGGCCGGAGCTGCACCACCTCTGCTCGACCCGAACCTCTCCGAGTTCCCGGCGGCGACCGTCGCCGACTACTCCGACCTTCTCGAGGCGCCGGCCGGTCGCCATGGCCATCTCTTCGCCGGGCGCGATGGCCGCTTCTACTTCGAGGACGGAATCCGCGCCAGGTTCTGGGGCCTCAATGTCGCCAAGGAGGCCGTGTTCCAGCCCAAGCCGGTGATCGATGCCGCCGTCGATGCGATCGCCCGTGCCGGCTTCAACCTGGTGCGGCTGCATCATGTGGATGACGAGACGGGGTTACTTCCCGCAGCTCTGGCAAGCTCCAAGCAGCGGCTGGACCTCTCCCGTCTGGACTGCCTGGACTACTGGATCGCCCGCCTCAAGTCCCGTGGCATCTACATCTACCTGGACTTGCTCGACTACCGCACCTTCCAGGAAGCCGAGGGTGTTCCGCAGGGGCCACGGTTGGGTCGTGGCGCCAAGCCCTACGCGGTGTTCAACGAGCGACTGCAGGAACTTCAGCGCGACTACGCCGGGATGCTCCTCTTCGATCATGTGAACCCATACACCCGGCTGTCCTATGCCGCCGACCCGGCAGTGTGCCTGGTGGAGTTGTGCGACGAGAACGGGCTGTTCCACGAGCAGACGCGCCTCGGGAATCTGCTGTCTCCCTACCGCGAGGAGCTCGTGAAACGCTGGAACTTCTGGCTACTTTCGCACTATGGCTCGCGCGAGGAGTTGGCGCGATCCTGGACCGACCGCACAGGCAAGTGCTGTCTGCAGGATGACGAGGACCCTCGGCGGGGCAATGTCGCGCTGCCGGGCGTCACGCAAGGCTCAGACGCCGGGGTTCCTCGCATGGCCGGCCGCAACCTGTTCTATGCGGCGGTGCATCGCGAGTACTTCCGCAGCATGTCCAACTACCTTCGTTCGCGGGGCCTGCGTTGCCCCCTGTCCGCAGTGACGAAGCCGGAGGTACTGCCCGACCTGTGGGCCTGTGCCAACGAGCTGGACTTCACGGCCACCAACTACTACCACGATCACCCCTACTTCCGCCAGGGCAGCGAGTGGCAGCTTCCCGGTTTCTTCTCCGGGCTGAACGTCCTCTCGGATCAGGAGGGGAACGCCTTCGCACCCCGAGCGGCGGCGGCCAGAGTCCTCAACAAGCCTCTGGTGATCCGCGAGTGGGGCGCGTGCTGGCCCAACAACTCGCGCTCGGCCGGAATGCTCGAGGCGACCGCCTACGCTTGCCTGCAGGACATCGACGCGATGATCCTGTTCACCTACAGTGCGCAGCCCGGCGCTCGGTCGCTGGACTACTTCGATGTGCGCCATGATCCGGTGCGATGGGGCCTTGCAGCCCTCTGCGGACGGGCCTTCTTGCAGGGGCGGATTCAGCCCGCGGAGCACAGTGCCGCTGTGGCCTACTCGACTGCCGATGTGTTCTACCCGGGCGCCGATCCCTTGCCCGGTGCGGTGTATGAGCTCTCTCGAGTCGTTCGCCTGGGTAACGCCTTCTTCGATCGCAGTTGCGGAAGCCTCGCCGACCTGACTCTCGCCGCCGGACGGACCGGTGCCGAGTACACCGGGAACCAGACGATCCTGTCTGCCGACCGCGATTCCACCGACTGCTATGGCCGCGGGAACACGAGCGCTGCTGCGGCAAGTGGCTACCCGGCTCCCGGGCCGACCGTCGATTCCCTTCGTTTCAGATTCGGCGGCACGGGCTTCGGGGCTAGTGGGCTGTGCGACCTGGAGGACGTGCGTCCCTTCCCGACTAAGGCCCTCGGCTCCGACGGTCAGCTTCGCGCCATCGGCATCAGCGAGGACGGCCGCTTCTGCTTCGGCCTTCGCGACATGAAGCGCGGCAACTACATCTTCGGACGGCTGGAGGACCCGATCAAGCTTCGGGTCGCCCTCGACGCTCTCGGGCAGCTCCACAAGATCCCGGTCGACCACACCAACTTCGAGCGCGGAGCCTACTCCTCCGACACCCAGGAGTTGGTGATCGACCACCAGTCCGGCGTACTGTGGATCGCGACGCCCGCCTTCTGTGCCGTTACGGGTGCTCTGCGGGCAGGAGAGAAGGCTGCCGCCGGTGCCCTTGGAGTCCAGATCGGCAGTGCGGCCCAGGTACAGGGCGCAGACGCCACGACCGCCTGCGTCTGGCAGAGCCTGGATGGCACGCCTGCTGCCGAGGCGTCGCAATGGGTCATCAAGTACGTGACCTCCTCCGCGAACACTGCGCAGAAGATCCGGCCCCATCTGGTCAAAGAGAAGCAGAGCATCCTGGCCCTTGACAGCGCCGGCACTGCACCCGTGACCACCGACGGTCGCGTCTCCGACAAGCCGGTCCTCCTGCAACTCAGCGGGCAGGAGGTCTTGCGGGCAAACCTGCGAAATGGCTCCCTGGAGTTGCTGCGCAGGGGCGATGACTATGCGCTATACTGCGACACGCCCGGCGCACTCCTGCAGCTACCGCAACTGCCTGCGACGCTCTCCGCCGTGGTCTACTCTGCGATCAGCAGCCGTCGCGTCGAGCTCCGCCAGCCCTTTGCCTGGCCCTCTGATGCTGTGCTGATCGAGGTCCTGGCGCCCGTGACCGCCAATCGTGAATGAGAGGTGCAAGATGGAATTCAGCATCTTTGACTGCGTGTCACCCCTGGACTACCGCTACTACGGCGACGACCCGAAGATGATCGAGCTGCTCGGGCCCCATGTAACCGAGCGTGCCTATATCCTCTCGGAGTTGGAGGTCGAGGCAGCGGCCGTGCAGGTATTCGCACGGCGAAAGCTCTGCTCCGAGGCAGTGGCTGAGGAGGTCGCCCAGGCCATTCACCTCGTCACTCCTGAGGAGGTGCACGAGGAGGACGCTCGCATCCACCACGATACTCGTGCGATGGTGAACTGCCTGCAGCGGCACGTGAGCGATGAGGCCAAGCCCTTCATCCACCTCGCCATGACCAGCTTCGACGTCAAGGACACCGCGCTGGCTCTGCGACTCAAACGGGCGGCGCATGACGCGGTCATCCCCGAGTTGATCAAGCTGGAGAAGACGCTCATCGACCTGGCACGGCGTGAGAAGGATACGCTGCAGATGGGCCGGACGCATGGCCAGCACGCGGTCCCCATCACCTTTGGCTTCGCGATTGCCCAGTATGTCAGCCGTCTCGGCGGGCGGATCGAGGCCCTTCGGGCTGCAGCCGACAACCTGCGCGGCAAGATCAGTGGCGCCGTCGGCGCGTACAACGCCAGCAGCCTGCTCTTCGACGATCCCCTTGAGTTCGAGCAGGAGGTCCTGGGTGAGCTGGGGCTCGAGCCCTCACCTTCCTCGACCCAGATTGTTGAGGCCGAGTTCGCCACGGACTACATGCACGCGCTGGTGTCCGCCTTCGGCGTTCTCGCGAACCTGGCGGACGACATGCGACACCTGCAGCGGACCGAAATCGCCGAGGTGGGGGAGAAGTTCGAGGCCAACCAGGTCGGCTCCTCAACCATGCCCCACAAGCGCAACCCCTGGAACTTCGAGAACGTGAAGAGCCTTTGGAAGGTCGTCGTGGCCCGCATGCAGACCGTGTACCTGGACCAGATCTCCGAGCACCAGCGCGACCTGACCAACTCGGCCTCGCAGCGCTTCCTGCCGGAGGTCATTGTCATGCTGGTGAACTCGACCCGGCGGCTACAGCGCGTCATGGGCAAGCTGGTGACCGATCCCGAGCGAATGGCCGCGAACTTCGCCATGACCCACGGGATGATCGCCGCCGAACCCGCCTACATCCTGCTTGCCGCGCACGGTCATCCAGACGCCCACGAGGCCCTGCGGAAGTTGACGCTGCAGGCTCAGGCTACCGGGCGACCTCTTGGCGAGATACTCCGCGAAGAGAAGGACCTGGCGCCGTACCTGGAGA includes these proteins:
- a CDS encoding biotin--[acetyl-CoA-carboxylase] ligase, whose product is MNSETLHQALQVLSLISDLEYHASIGSTNDRALELARQGAPEGFVVVADTQTRGKGRRGKSWQDESGRSLLFTLLLRPSVDPQLRGLIGLALAVGAAEAVTELTGLAVRTKWPNDLVLLQPSGTPAKLAGILVEGDADFCVAGLGLNVGPVPPFAAAGLPAVGLAPHAATVPPREALLAAILRHFEPWYRLLTEDGARQVARAFRELDITLGCAVTLREGSREVTGLAVDLDATGALIVQIGAERHRFLAGEVSLSHTSSFSKDPNF
- a CDS encoding polysaccharide deacetylase family protein, whose product is MNLCARTTFGGCWLVVAVVLALAGQVADASEGLLTAAAALQAGDFAQARDLYAAEAQADRLCAVARVGVGAAELFLGHTSEAARAFADAQMLDPNLGCARLGAGTAFSLTGNWREAEAQYHAALSCALRPALALAAEAYATCALGLYDTALQNAQAALDREPDQGVARYAFAAASLARGDALPAAQLLNKDGYTAARRSRAPLDLPSCLLSPGVAYWKLHRAADEQRVPLVEPQPVPPSLAPTPTAAAPTPPVPTAAPASAVPAPVATPAPPADFRVASPHDGQTVSGVTTFEVATGPEVELEYVTVLVNDAFAGVTAVKPYRITLDTRQFPAGPAEIRVDGCGPAGRVLRTARLRVSIRNGNRTLAPVEVALRTATAQMLEEVLLPPISPVVFKQLAGHGLMGLGQAESAAAAFESAYACNGDVPGLRSDLLVAYRALGLEPRAVAPEIHTLRGRERQVALTFDDGPHPLITPWILDLLDKEHIKATFLLVGKQVTLYPELAREIRRRGHQIGCHSYAHYSLRNLSSLECEQDLVKCRLAIREACGETVSLFRPPGGYYDATVRAAAGALGMSTVFWTCNITSFPGRDGKNIAAELARQCQSGGIVLLHNGEDETLDTLPNLIPELRKRGVTFTTITPELAPPSALAASAEGSLR
- a CDS encoding anti-sigma factor is translated as MDCRKCRDQFSAYLDGQLPPPELQRFQEHLEACEDCARDLADFQLAVTALGQLPEVTPPARLLGQISAALDEVDAETARRPRFAWHWSWQSAGALAVAACALFGFVAVLNRGPLNSGIITPPAVSRPAPQASAASGAPPASVSEKPVAPSAVPEARPTPAVVAGSSRVLPRTTTRPRPRLSRLASRRGRSLAAPATVAEHDERAPVPPPPPAPVTERETPSAFANLLAGRDEGLATRSIASGVPSLGASMAEAMVPAAPTPAVRSARGGELPRPFTLSTASMAPGAAKSIAPCIDLSDAADRDLLSVDLVPPRLREVGQPSVAALVITPSVDIPDAVVSVAPAGGLEVTNAAERGVIYKGELPASRRTTVAVRMLPQTAGTQQLRIELRSQVPGASTDLDVRLPGYKTPASPAQPQRKPTSAPADVNLVLRETELRAAIKAVSDQTGVRVDVAPEVGGHRVNYSFHDVPADAALRVLADEAGYRLTPEDGGFRVGKPQ
- a CDS encoding lyase family protein, which encodes MEFSIFDCVSPLDYRYYGDDPKMIELLGPHVTERAYILSELEVEAAAVQVFARRKLCSEAVAEEVAQAIHLVTPEEVHEEDARIHHDTRAMVNCLQRHVSDEAKPFIHLAMTSFDVKDTALALRLKRAAHDAVIPELIKLEKTLIDLARREKDTLQMGRTHGQHAVPITFGFAIAQYVSRLGGRIEALRAAADNLRGKISGAVGAYNASSLLFDDPLEFEQEVLGELGLEPSPSSTQIVEAEFATDYMHALVSAFGVLANLADDMRHLQRTEIAEVGEKFEANQVGSSTMPHKRNPWNFENVKSLWKVVVARMQTVYLDQISEHQRDLTNSASQRFLPEVIVMLVNSTRRLQRVMGKLVTDPERMAANFAMTHGMIAAEPAYILLAAHGHPDAHEALRKLTLQAQATGRPLGEILREEKDLAPYLEKFTPAQRALLDDPRLYVGRASQKTELLCQKWEQALGL